In a genomic window of Sarcophilus harrisii chromosome 4, mSarHar1.11, whole genome shotgun sequence:
- the PSME3 gene encoding proteasome activator complex subunit 3 isoform X3: MASLLKVDQEVKLKVDSFRERITSEAEDLVANFFPKKLLELDSFLKEPILNIHDLTQIHSDMNLPVPDPILLTNSHDGLDGPTLKKRKLDECEEAFQGTKVFVMPNGMLKSNQQLVDIIEKVKPEIRLLIEKCNTVKMWVQLLIPRIEDGNNFGVSIQEETVAELRTVESEAASYLDQISRYYITRAKLVSKIAKYPHVEDYRRTVTEIDEKEYISLRLIISELRNQYVTLHDMILKNIEKIKRPRSSNAETLY; the protein is encoded by the exons ATGGCCTCGCTGCTGAAGGTGGATCAGGAAGTGAAGCTCAAG GTTGATTCTTTCAGGGAGCGGATCACAAGTGAG GCAGAAGACTTGGTGGcaaattttttcccaaagaagTTGTTAGAACTTGATAGTTTTTTGAAG gAGCCTATCTTAAACATCCATGATTTAACCCAGATCCACTCAGACATGAATCTCCCTGTCCCTGATCCTATCCTTCTTACCAATAGCCACGACGGATTGGATGGT CCCACTTTGAAGAAGAGGAAGTTGGATGAATGTGAGGAGGCCTTCCAGG GTACCAAGGTGTTTGTGATGCCTAATGGGATGTTAAAAAGCAACCAGCAGCTGGTGGACATTATTGAAAAGGTGAAACCTGAAATCCGGCTATTGATCGAGAAATGCAATACG GTCAAAATGTGGGTTCAGCTCCTTATCCCCAGGATAGAAGATGGGAATAACTTTGGTGTATCCATCCAG GAGGAGACTGTTGCAGAACTAAGGACTGTAGAGAGTGAAGCTGCATCTTATCTGGACCAGATTTCTAG ataTTACATTACAAGAGCCAAATTGGTTTCTAAAATAGCCAAATATCCCCATGTG GAAGACTATCGACGCACAGTGACAGAGATTGATGAGAAAGAATATATCAGCCTTCGGCTCATCATATCAGAACTGAGGAACCAATAC GTCACTTTACATGACATGATCCTGAAAAACATTGAGAAGATCAAGCGGCCCCGGAGCAGCAATGCAGAGACGCTGTACTGA
- the PSME3 gene encoding proteasome activator complex subunit 3 isoform X6, with protein MASLLKVDQEVKLKVDSFRERITSEEPILNIHDLTQIHSDMNLPVPDPILLTNSHDGLDGPTLKKRKLDECEEAFQGTKVFVMPNGMLKSNQQLVDIIEKVKPEIRLLIEKCNTVKMWVQLLIPRIEDGNNFGVSIQEETVAELRTVESEAASYLDQISRYYITRAKLVSKIAKYPHVEDYRRTVTEIDEKEYISLRLIISELRNQYVTLHDMILKNIEKIKRPRSSNAETLY; from the exons ATGGCCTCGCTGCTGAAGGTGGATCAGGAAGTGAAGCTCAAG GTTGATTCTTTCAGGGAGCGGATCACAAGTGAG gAGCCTATCTTAAACATCCATGATTTAACCCAGATCCACTCAGACATGAATCTCCCTGTCCCTGATCCTATCCTTCTTACCAATAGCCACGACGGATTGGATGGT CCCACTTTGAAGAAGAGGAAGTTGGATGAATGTGAGGAGGCCTTCCAGG GTACCAAGGTGTTTGTGATGCCTAATGGGATGTTAAAAAGCAACCAGCAGCTGGTGGACATTATTGAAAAGGTGAAACCTGAAATCCGGCTATTGATCGAGAAATGCAATACG GTCAAAATGTGGGTTCAGCTCCTTATCCCCAGGATAGAAGATGGGAATAACTTTGGTGTATCCATCCAG GAGGAGACTGTTGCAGAACTAAGGACTGTAGAGAGTGAAGCTGCATCTTATCTGGACCAGATTTCTAG ataTTACATTACAAGAGCCAAATTGGTTTCTAAAATAGCCAAATATCCCCATGTG GAAGACTATCGACGCACAGTGACAGAGATTGATGAGAAAGAATATATCAGCCTTCGGCTCATCATATCAGAACTGAGGAACCAATAC GTCACTTTACATGACATGATCCTGAAAAACATTGAGAAGATCAAGCGGCCCCGGAGCAGCAATGCAGAGACGCTGTACTGA
- the PSME3 gene encoding proteasome activator complex subunit 3 isoform X4, whose product MEKWILKKIKYLESGGLSSSHYNYKVSRGTSNSFLVDSFRERITSEEPILNIHDLTQIHSDMNLPVPDPILLTNSHDGLDGPTLKKRKLDECEEAFQGTKVFVMPNGMLKSNQQLVDIIEKVKPEIRLLIEKCNTVKMWVQLLIPRIEDGNNFGVSIQEETVAELRTVESEAASYLDQISRYYITRAKLVSKIAKYPHVEDYRRTVTEIDEKEYISLRLIISELRNQYVTLHDMILKNIEKIKRPRSSNAETLY is encoded by the exons ATGGAAAAATGGatcctcaaaaaaataaaatacttagaatcTGGGGGTCTCTCGTCTTCTCATTACAACTACAAGGTGAGCAGAGGCACCAGCAACAGTTTTCTG GTTGATTCTTTCAGGGAGCGGATCACAAGTGAG gAGCCTATCTTAAACATCCATGATTTAACCCAGATCCACTCAGACATGAATCTCCCTGTCCCTGATCCTATCCTTCTTACCAATAGCCACGACGGATTGGATGGT CCCACTTTGAAGAAGAGGAAGTTGGATGAATGTGAGGAGGCCTTCCAGG GTACCAAGGTGTTTGTGATGCCTAATGGGATGTTAAAAAGCAACCAGCAGCTGGTGGACATTATTGAAAAGGTGAAACCTGAAATCCGGCTATTGATCGAGAAATGCAATACG GTCAAAATGTGGGTTCAGCTCCTTATCCCCAGGATAGAAGATGGGAATAACTTTGGTGTATCCATCCAG GAGGAGACTGTTGCAGAACTAAGGACTGTAGAGAGTGAAGCTGCATCTTATCTGGACCAGATTTCTAG ataTTACATTACAAGAGCCAAATTGGTTTCTAAAATAGCCAAATATCCCCATGTG GAAGACTATCGACGCACAGTGACAGAGATTGATGAGAAAGAATATATCAGCCTTCGGCTCATCATATCAGAACTGAGGAACCAATAC GTCACTTTACATGACATGATCCTGAAAAACATTGAGAAGATCAAGCGGCCCCGGAGCAGCAATGCAGAGACGCTGTACTGA
- the PSME3 gene encoding proteasome activator complex subunit 3 isoform X1: protein MEKWILKKIKYLESGGLSSSHYNYKVSRGTSNSFLVDSFRERITSEAEDLVANFFPKKLLELDSFLKEPILNIHDLTQIHSDMNLPVPDPILLTNSHDGLDGPTLKKRKLDECEEAFQGTKVFVMPNGMLKSNQQLVDIIEKVKPEIRLLIEKCNTVKMWVQLLIPRIEDGNNFGVSIQEETVAELRTVESEAASYLDQISRYYITRAKLVSKIAKYPHVEDYRRTVTEIDEKEYISLRLIISELRNQYVTLHDMILKNIEKIKRPRSSNAETLY from the exons ATGGAAAAATGGatcctcaaaaaaataaaatacttagaatcTGGGGGTCTCTCGTCTTCTCATTACAACTACAAGGTGAGCAGAGGCACCAGCAACAGTTTTCTG GTTGATTCTTTCAGGGAGCGGATCACAAGTGAG GCAGAAGACTTGGTGGcaaattttttcccaaagaagTTGTTAGAACTTGATAGTTTTTTGAAG gAGCCTATCTTAAACATCCATGATTTAACCCAGATCCACTCAGACATGAATCTCCCTGTCCCTGATCCTATCCTTCTTACCAATAGCCACGACGGATTGGATGGT CCCACTTTGAAGAAGAGGAAGTTGGATGAATGTGAGGAGGCCTTCCAGG GTACCAAGGTGTTTGTGATGCCTAATGGGATGTTAAAAAGCAACCAGCAGCTGGTGGACATTATTGAAAAGGTGAAACCTGAAATCCGGCTATTGATCGAGAAATGCAATACG GTCAAAATGTGGGTTCAGCTCCTTATCCCCAGGATAGAAGATGGGAATAACTTTGGTGTATCCATCCAG GAGGAGACTGTTGCAGAACTAAGGACTGTAGAGAGTGAAGCTGCATCTTATCTGGACCAGATTTCTAG ataTTACATTACAAGAGCCAAATTGGTTTCTAAAATAGCCAAATATCCCCATGTG GAAGACTATCGACGCACAGTGACAGAGATTGATGAGAAAGAATATATCAGCCTTCGGCTCATCATATCAGAACTGAGGAACCAATAC GTCACTTTACATGACATGATCCTGAAAAACATTGAGAAGATCAAGCGGCCCCGGAGCAGCAATGCAGAGACGCTGTACTGA
- the PSME3 gene encoding proteasome activator complex subunit 3 isoform X2 translates to MEKWILKKIKYLESGGLSSSHYNYKVDSFRERITSEAEDLVANFFPKKLLELDSFLKEPILNIHDLTQIHSDMNLPVPDPILLTNSHDGLDGPTLKKRKLDECEEAFQGTKVFVMPNGMLKSNQQLVDIIEKVKPEIRLLIEKCNTVKMWVQLLIPRIEDGNNFGVSIQEETVAELRTVESEAASYLDQISRYYITRAKLVSKIAKYPHVEDYRRTVTEIDEKEYISLRLIISELRNQYVTLHDMILKNIEKIKRPRSSNAETLY, encoded by the exons ATGGAAAAATGGatcctcaaaaaaataaaatacttagaatcTGGGGGTCTCTCGTCTTCTCATTACAACTACAAG GTTGATTCTTTCAGGGAGCGGATCACAAGTGAG GCAGAAGACTTGGTGGcaaattttttcccaaagaagTTGTTAGAACTTGATAGTTTTTTGAAG gAGCCTATCTTAAACATCCATGATTTAACCCAGATCCACTCAGACATGAATCTCCCTGTCCCTGATCCTATCCTTCTTACCAATAGCCACGACGGATTGGATGGT CCCACTTTGAAGAAGAGGAAGTTGGATGAATGTGAGGAGGCCTTCCAGG GTACCAAGGTGTTTGTGATGCCTAATGGGATGTTAAAAAGCAACCAGCAGCTGGTGGACATTATTGAAAAGGTGAAACCTGAAATCCGGCTATTGATCGAGAAATGCAATACG GTCAAAATGTGGGTTCAGCTCCTTATCCCCAGGATAGAAGATGGGAATAACTTTGGTGTATCCATCCAG GAGGAGACTGTTGCAGAACTAAGGACTGTAGAGAGTGAAGCTGCATCTTATCTGGACCAGATTTCTAG ataTTACATTACAAGAGCCAAATTGGTTTCTAAAATAGCCAAATATCCCCATGTG GAAGACTATCGACGCACAGTGACAGAGATTGATGAGAAAGAATATATCAGCCTTCGGCTCATCATATCAGAACTGAGGAACCAATAC GTCACTTTACATGACATGATCCTGAAAAACATTGAGAAGATCAAGCGGCCCCGGAGCAGCAATGCAGAGACGCTGTACTGA
- the PSME3 gene encoding proteasome activator complex subunit 3 isoform X5, with protein sequence MEKWILKKIKYLESGGLSSSHYNYKVDSFRERITSEEPILNIHDLTQIHSDMNLPVPDPILLTNSHDGLDGPTLKKRKLDECEEAFQGTKVFVMPNGMLKSNQQLVDIIEKVKPEIRLLIEKCNTVKMWVQLLIPRIEDGNNFGVSIQEETVAELRTVESEAASYLDQISRYYITRAKLVSKIAKYPHVEDYRRTVTEIDEKEYISLRLIISELRNQYVTLHDMILKNIEKIKRPRSSNAETLY encoded by the exons ATGGAAAAATGGatcctcaaaaaaataaaatacttagaatcTGGGGGTCTCTCGTCTTCTCATTACAACTACAAG GTTGATTCTTTCAGGGAGCGGATCACAAGTGAG gAGCCTATCTTAAACATCCATGATTTAACCCAGATCCACTCAGACATGAATCTCCCTGTCCCTGATCCTATCCTTCTTACCAATAGCCACGACGGATTGGATGGT CCCACTTTGAAGAAGAGGAAGTTGGATGAATGTGAGGAGGCCTTCCAGG GTACCAAGGTGTTTGTGATGCCTAATGGGATGTTAAAAAGCAACCAGCAGCTGGTGGACATTATTGAAAAGGTGAAACCTGAAATCCGGCTATTGATCGAGAAATGCAATACG GTCAAAATGTGGGTTCAGCTCCTTATCCCCAGGATAGAAGATGGGAATAACTTTGGTGTATCCATCCAG GAGGAGACTGTTGCAGAACTAAGGACTGTAGAGAGTGAAGCTGCATCTTATCTGGACCAGATTTCTAG ataTTACATTACAAGAGCCAAATTGGTTTCTAAAATAGCCAAATATCCCCATGTG GAAGACTATCGACGCACAGTGACAGAGATTGATGAGAAAGAATATATCAGCCTTCGGCTCATCATATCAGAACTGAGGAACCAATAC GTCACTTTACATGACATGATCCTGAAAAACATTGAGAAGATCAAGCGGCCCCGGAGCAGCAATGCAGAGACGCTGTACTGA